A window of Atribacteraceae bacterium contains these coding sequences:
- a CDS encoding SpoIIE family protein phosphatase → MTRLFVESFSSQICKHTHRHCGDLIKIVRRPEQTLAILADGMGSGINANIQATLYVEYLFGLAEGGARVADAVRSSLAMLHRAKDHSGPWAAFNVVQIKQDGEVDMYCYEAPQPLLLSTSGIEEPVFRPEYWSGEIVQHSEVQLRPQEAILVVSDGVTQAGLGRGLKRGWSLEGLKSFLVKERLDTAYQAPGIPGAVVRQAHQLHQQEPADDISTLTLAVRLPRQFHLLTGPPAQKNDLPKMLESFMNASGTRAACGGTTSKLLAEYLEKPLRVHPGKFGSPAHFELEGIDLASEGTITLNRLNNIFSEPELAEEAGYGPLRLLELINDADEIHFWVGQAKNPAHNPSLKTAGMMTRVEVIRALTAKLGVAGKLVCTHWF, encoded by the coding sequence GTGACCCGGCTCTTCGTGGAGTCCTTTTCCAGCCAGATCTGTAAACACACCCACCGTCATTGCGGAGATTTAATCAAAATCGTTCGCCGACCGGAGCAGACTCTCGCCATCTTAGCCGACGGTATGGGCAGCGGAATCAACGCCAATATTCAGGCGACACTTTACGTGGAATACCTTTTCGGTTTGGCCGAGGGCGGGGCCCGGGTTGCCGACGCTGTTCGCTCCTCCCTGGCCATGCTCCACCGGGCCAAAGACCACAGCGGGCCCTGGGCCGCTTTTAATGTCGTGCAAATCAAACAAGACGGGGAGGTGGATATGTACTGCTACGAGGCTCCCCAACCACTCCTCCTGAGTACCTCGGGAATCGAGGAACCCGTTTTCCGGCCGGAATACTGGTCGGGTGAAATCGTCCAGCACAGCGAAGTCCAACTGAGACCCCAGGAAGCTATTCTCGTCGTCTCCGATGGGGTGACCCAAGCCGGTCTGGGCCGGGGACTGAAGCGGGGGTGGAGTCTGGAAGGGCTCAAATCCTTTCTGGTCAAAGAGCGTTTGGATACCGCTTACCAGGCACCGGGCATTCCCGGGGCTGTCGTCCGCCAGGCTCATCAGCTTCACCAGCAAGAACCAGCTGACGATATCTCCACATTGACGCTTGCGGTGCGACTACCCCGCCAGTTTCACCTGCTGACCGGACCCCCTGCCCAAAAAAACGACCTGCCCAAAATGTTGGAATCTTTTATGAACGCCAGCGGCACCCGGGCCGCCTGTGGAGGAACGACATCCAAACTCCTCGCCGAATATCTGGAAAAGCCGCTGCGAGTTCACCCCGGGAAATTCGGCTCTCCGGCCCACTTCGAACTGGAAGGCATCGACTTGGCCAGCGAAGGGACGATTACCCTCAACCGTCTCAACAATATTTTTTCCGAACCGGAACTGGCCGAAGAGGCCGGCTATGGACCCCTGCGGTTACTGGAACTGATCAACGACGCCGACGAGATTCATTTCTGGGTAGGACAGGCCAAAAATCCGGCACACAACCCATCACTGAAAACAGCCGGAATGATGACTCGCGTTGAGGTGATCCGCGCCCTCACCGCCAAACTTGGCGTGGCTGGAAAACTGGTGTGTACGCATTGGTTCTAA